One Brassica napus cultivar Da-Ae chromosome C4, Da-Ae, whole genome shotgun sequence genomic region harbors:
- the LOC106374433 gene encoding ethylene-responsive transcription factor ERF056-like: protein MESKPLGLNQLTPYQTYQIQKQLNHRRSTTSTLSPNQILMKKLSPSSSNSQKLYRGVRQRHWGKWVAEIRLPKSRTRLWLGTFGTAEEAALAYDQAAFQIRGDIGKLNFPDIKHEEINSLPSSVDAKLQAICHSLRKTEETCSVSDKTADISSVSSKTEDICSAANKAELFLIKTEHMEMKFSDDSPRNDKNSSWDESKLESSSSEQGITFLEFSDSELDEIGRFGLVKFPSVEIDWDAISKLSES, encoded by the coding sequence ATGGAATCCAAGCCTCTCGGTCTAAACCAGCTCACACCATACCAAACATACCAGATTCAGAAGCAGCTCAACCATAGGCGCAGCACAACCTCAACCCTCTCTCCAAACCAAATCCTAATGAAGAAACTCTCACCTTCTTCCTCCAACTCCCAGAAGCTCTACAGAGGCGTAAGGCAAAGGCATTGGGGAAAATGGGTCGCTGAGATCCGTCTACCTAAAAGCCGGACCCGGCTCTGGCTCGGAACGTTTGGAACCGCCGAGGAAGCGGCCTTGGCTTATGACCAAGCCGCTTTTCAAATCCGTGGAGATATCGGAAAGCTTAACTTTCCAGACATCAAACACGAAGAGATCAATTCTCTCCCTTCCTCTGTTGATGCCAAGCTCCAAGCTATTTGTCATAGTTTGAGAAAAACAGAGGAGACTTGCTCTGTTTCGGATAAAACAGCAGACATATCCTCTGTTTCGAGTAAAACAGAGGATATATGCTCTGCTGCGAATAAAGCAGAgctttttttgataaaaacagAGCATATGGAAATGAAATTCTCCGATGATTCACCAAGAAACGATAAGAACTCGTCGTGGGATGAGTCTAAGTTGGAATCTTCGTCTTCAGAACAGGGCATAACGTTCCTAGAATTCTCGGATTCTGAGTTAGACGAGATTGGGAGATTCGGGCTTGTGAAGTTTCCTTCGGTGGAGATCGACTGGGATGCGATTAGCAAATTGTCCGAATCATAA
- the LOC106373113 gene encoding meiosis regulator and mRNA stability factor 1-like, producing MSSFSFSGNYAMAETGVFWDLNQCEIPVGLSAKDVMSVIRKNLLALGHKGQVSVRAYGEKRDHDFFLARIDFIELPAGDKNATHMKMIKDIVLWASERPEPSTLMLIMGATSFDFLETVEHLKRDKKFLFLYVHPPPPMVISISVDGSG from the coding sequence ATGTCTTCTTTCAGCTTTTCCGGAAATTATGCTATGGCTGAGACGGGTGTTTTCTGGGACTTAAATCAGTGTGAGATCCCTGTTGGCCTCAGTGCTAAAGATGTGATGAGTGTCATCAGGAAGAACCTTTTGGCCCTTGGTCATAAGGGCCAGGTCTCAGTCAGAGCTTATGGTGAGAAGAGGGATCATGACTTTTTCCTGGCAAGAATTGACTTCATTGAACTTCCCGCAGGTGATAAAAATGCAACGCACATGAAGATGATCAAAGACATTGTTTTGTGGGCATCTGAAAGGCCTGAACCATCAACGCTGATGCTAatcatgggagcgacctcattTGATTTCCTGGAAACTGTTGAACATTTGAAGAGAGATAAAAAATTCCTGTTTCTCTATGTACACCCACCCCCACCGATGGTGATTAGCATCAGCGTTGATGGTTCAGGCTGA
- the LOC106375927 gene encoding 3-hydroxyacyl-[acyl-carrier-protein] dehydratase FabZ: MAITTSNSVLSLSSSHHDNQPRIPLILSPRSHPVSLIHNKRPSSLAIRCFNKDDNVSSEKDTPIELKFSAFPTVMDINKIKEILPHRFPLLLVDRVIEYTPGVSAVAIKNVTINDNFFPGHFPDRPILPGGLMIEAMTQVGGIVMLPEVGGSQDNFFVDGIDKVKFHKPVIAGDTLVMRMTILSFQKRFGLAKMEGKAYVGASLVCEGEFTIVSSAGTSS, from the exons ATGGCTATTACTACGTCGAACTCGGTACTCTCCCTGAGCTCGAGTCATCATGATAATCAGCCCAGAATCCCTCTCATTCTTTCCCCAAGATCTCATCCTGTTTCTCTCATACACAACAAGCGACCTAGTTCCCTTGCGATTCGTTGTTTCAACAAAGACGATAATGTCTCATCCGAAAAAGATACCCCAATCGAACTCA AGTTTTCAGCATTTCCAACGGTTATGGACATTAACAAGATCAAAGAGATATTGCCTCACAG GTTTCCGTTACTGCTGGTGGATAGAGTGATAGAGTACACGCCTGGTGTTTCAGCTGTAGCTATTAAGAACGTCACTATCAATGACAACTTCTTCCCTGGTCATTTCCCTGATCGACCCATCCTGCCTGGTGGTCTCATGATTGAG GCAATGACACAAGTGGGAGGCATAGTAATGCTGCCGGAAGTAGGAGGGTCTCAAGATAACTTCTTCGTTGACGGCATTGATAAAGTGAAATTCCACAAACCAGTGATTGCAGGTGACACACTGGTCATGAGGATGACTATTCTCAGCTTCCAGAAACGCTTCGGGCTTGCTAAGATGGAAGGTAAAGCTTATGTGGGTGCCTCCTTGGTCTGCGAAGGCGAGTTCACGATAGTTTCTTCTGCAGGTACTTCGTCGTGA
- the LOC106375926 gene encoding inositol-3-phosphate synthase, producing the protein MFIESFKVESPNVEYTENEIHSVYDYETTEVVHENRNGSYQWIVKPKTIKYDFKTDTRVPKLGVMLVGWGGNNGSTLTAGVIANKEGISWATKDGVQQANYFGSLTQASSIRVGSYNGEEIYAPFKSLLPMVNPDDVVFGGWDISDMNLADAMARARVLDIDLQKQLRPYMEHMVPLPGIYDPDFIAANQGSRANSVIKGTKKEQVDHIIKDMREFKEKNKVDKLVVLWTANTERYSDVVVGLNDTMENLLASVEKNEAEISPSTLYAIACVLEGIPFINGSPQNTFVPGLIELAISRNCLIGGDDFKSGQTKMKSVLVDFLVGAGIKPTSIVSYNHLGNNDGMNLSAPQTFRSKEISKSNVVDDMVASNGILFEPGEHPDHVVVIKYVPYVADSKRAMDEYTSEIFMGGKNTIVMHNTCEDSLLAAPIILDLVLLAELSTRIQFRAKGEGKYHSFHPVATILSYLTKAPLVPPGTPVVNALSKQRAMLENILRGCVGLAPENNMILEYK; encoded by the exons atgttCATCGAGAGCTTTAAGGTAGAGAGCCCGAACGTGGAGTACACAGAGAATGAGATCCATTCCGTGTACGATTACGAAACCACAGAGGTCGTCCATGAGAACCGTAACGGTTCTTATCAATGGATCGTCAAGCCCAAAACCATCAAATACGATTTCAAAACAGACACTCGTGTCCCCAAACTAGG GGTTATGCTTGTTGGTTGGGGAGGAAACAATGGATCGACTCTAACCGCTGGTGTGATCGCTAACAAAGA AGGGATCTCGTGGGCGACTAAAGACGGAGTGCAACAAGCAAACTACTTTGGCTCGCTCACTCAAGCGTCTTCGATTCGTGTCGGATCTTACAACGGCGAAGAGATCTACGCTCCATTCAAGAGTCTTCTCCCGATGGTGAATCCGGACGATGTTGTGTTTGGTGGTTGGGACATAAGCGACATGAACTTAGCAGACGCTATGGCTAGAGCCAGAGTCCTTGACATCGATCTCCAGAAACAGCTCAGGCCTTACATGGAGCACATGGTCCCGCTCCCTGGTATCTACGACCCTGACTTCATCGCTGCCAATCAAGGGTCACGTGCTAATAGCGTGATCAAAGGCACAAAGAAAGAACAAGTTGATCACATCATCAAGGACATGAG GGAGTTTAAGGAGAAGAACAAAGTGGATAAGCTAGTTGTGTTATGGACAGCCAACACAGAGCGTTACAGCGATGTGGTTGTAGGGCTTAATGATACGATGGAGAATCTATTGGCTTCTGTTGAGAAGAACGAGGCTGAGATCTCTCCCTCCACGCTTTATGCAATTGCTTGTGTTCTTGAAGGCATTCCTTTTATCAACGGGAGTCCTCAGAATACTTTTGTCCCGGGGCTTATCGAGCTGGCTATATCGAGGAACTGCTTGATTGGTGGGGATGACTTCAAGAGTGGTCAGACTAAGATGAAATCTGTTTTGGTAGATTTTCTGGTTGGAGCTGGGATCAAg CCTACTTCGATTGTGAGctataatcacttgggaaacaacGATGGGATGAACCTCTCAGCGCCGCAGACTTTCAGGTCCAAGGAGATTTCAAAGAGTAATGTTGTTGATGACATGGTGGCTAGTAATGGCATCCTCTTTGAGCCTGGTGAACATCCTGACCATGTTGTTGTCATCAAG TATGTACCATATGTTGCGGATAGTAAGAGAGCCATGGATGAGTACACCTCGGAAATATTCATGGGAGGGAAgaatacaattgtaatgcacaACACTTGTGAGGATTCTCTGTTGGCTGCTCCAATCATCTTGGATCTTGTTCTTCTCGCGGAACTCAGCACTAGAATCCAATTCAGAGCCAAAGGAGAG GGGAAGTATCACTCTTTCCACCCAGTAGCAACCATACTCAGTTACCTCACAAAGGCACCTCTTGTACCCCCTGGGACGCCGGTGGTAAACGCTCTATCGAAGCAGAGGGCTATGCTGGAAAACATTCTTAGGGGCTGCGTTGGGCTTGCGCCAGAGAACAACATGATCTTGGAGTACAAGTGA
- the LOC106375928 gene encoding bifunctional aspartate aminotransferase and glutamate/aspartate-prephenate aminotransferase, with protein MSSETSASVISSAFTAAPYPDSKKPIGSIRFQQLPLSPSYCKVSSRICAMAKPNDSETLSLSVDTSLSPRVKSLKPSKTMVITDLASTLVQSGVPVIRLAAGEPDFDTPQIVAEAGMNAIRDGFTRYTLNAGITELREAICHKLKEENGLSYAPDQILVSNGAKQSLLQAVLAVCSPGDEVIIPAPYWVSYTEQARLADATPVIIPTKISDNFLLNPKDLESKLTEKSRLLILCSPSNPTGSVYPKSLLEEIARIVAKHPRLMVLSDEIYEHIIYAPATHTSFASLPNMYERTLTVNGFSKAFAMTGWRLGYLAGPKHIVAACSKLQGQVSSGASSIAQKAGVAALGLGKAGGETVAEMVKAYRERRDFLVKNFREMEGVKISEPQGAFYLFIDFSAYYGSEAEGFGLIKDSSSLALYFLDKFQVAMVPGDAFGDDTCIRISYATSLDVLRAAVVKIKKALEPLRATVSV; from the exons ATGTCTTCTGAGACCTCCGCCTCCGTCATTTCGTCCGCATTCACCGCCGCACCGTACCCAGATTCAAAGAAACCAATCGGGTCGATCCGGTTCCAACAACTCCCTCTCTCCCCCTC GTACTGTAAGGTTTCATCTAGAATCTGTGCCATGGCCAAACCAAATGATTCAGAGACTCTGTCTTTATCAGTGGATACTTCACTTAGCCCTCGTGTCAAATCCTTAAAACCCTCCAAGACTATGGTTATTACCGATCTTGCCTCCACTCTTGTTCAGTCCGGTGTTCCCGTTATCAGACTCGCTGCTGGAGAACCTGATTTCGATACACCTCAAATCGTAGCTGAG GCTGGGATGAATGCCATTCGAGATGGTTTCACTAGGTACACGCTGAATGCAGGTATTACAGAACTTAGGGAAGCAATATGTCACAAGTTGAAAG aggaAAATGGATTGTCTTATGCACCGGATCAGATCTTGGTTAGCAATGGAGCTAAGCAAAGTCTCTTACAAGCAGTGCTTGCTGTTTGCTCTCCTGGAGATGAA GTTATAATTCCAGCACCGTATTGGGTAAGTTACACTGAACAGGCGAGACTGGCGGATGCAACACCAGTGATTATTCCTACCAAGATCTCTGATAACTTCTTGTTGAATCCAAAAGATCTTGAGTCTAAACTGACTGAAAAATCTAGACTTCTTATCCTCTGTTCTCCTTCGAACCCTACTGGATCTGTTTACCCCAAGAGTTTGCTTGAAGAGATTGCACGGATCGTCGCTAAACATCCAAGGCTTATG GTGCTATCAGATGAAATATATGAACACATTATATATGCGCCTGCAACTCACACAAGCTTTGCTTCTTTGCCTAACATGTATGAAAGAACTTTGACAGTAAACGGTTTCTCCAag GCTTTCGCTATGACGGGTTGGAGGCTTGGATACCTCGCTGGTCCTAAACATATAGTGGCAGCTTGCAGTAAATTACAAGGCCAGGTTAGTTCAGGAGCTAGTAGCATAGCTCAGAAGGCAGGTGTTGCTGCACTTGGGTTAGGAAAAGCTGGAGGAGAGACTGTAGCTGAGATGGTGAAAGCATACAGAGAGAGACGAGATTTCTTGGTTAAAAACTTTCGTGAAATGGAAGGTGTTAAGATCTCTGAACCTCAG GGAGCTTTTTATCTCTTTATTGACTTCAGTGCTTACTACGGATCAGAAGCTGAAGGTTTTGGTTTGATCAAGGACTCGTCATCTCTTGCATTATACTTTCTTGACAAGTTTCAG GTTGCAATGGTTCCTGGAGATGCTTTTGGGGACGATACTTGTATTAGGATTTCATACGCCACATCTCTCGACGTTCTACGAGCTGCAGTTGTGAAGATCAAGAAAGCTCTTGAGCCACTCCGTGCCACTGTCTCCGTGTAA
- the LOC106373115 gene encoding AAA-ATPase At1g43910-like, giving the protein MATLYNQVPSLSVVFSLYTYFSAITMLFRTILNEVVPERIREYVSLKVVDFTFVIEERWEFAENQTFRAPEVYLPTRLAGLSTSELLVGSSDLKNPAAEPKLGIAVNKKIIDEFEGIRLEWTLHSVETKKYCREKRVGSV; this is encoded by the coding sequence ATGGCGACTCTCTATAATCAAGTTCCTTCTCTATCTGTAGTTTTCTCTCTCTACACCTATTTTTCTGCAATCACGATGCTCTTTCGTACAATCCTCAACGAGGTTGTTCCCGAGCGAATCCGAGAATACGTCTCTCTGAAAGTTGTGGACTTCACCTTTGTTATCGAGGAACGGTGGGAGTTTGCTGAGAACCAGACTTTCCGTGCGCCTGAAGTTTACTTACCCACGCGTCTCGCCGGACTCTCCACCAGTGAACTCCTAGTGGGTTCGAGTGATCTCAAGAACCCAGCGGCTGAGCCAAAACTTGGAATCGCTgtgaataaaaaaatcatagatGAGTTTGAAGGGATTCGCCTTGAGTGGACTCTTCACTCTGTTGAGACTAAGAAGTATTGCCGGGAGAAACGGGTAGGCTCTGTTTAA
- the LOC106399911 gene encoding uncharacterized protein LOC106399911: protein MAAQPTQISDRTLSLTQIKNHIPIILDMNQMNYDLWRELFETHCHSFTVLGHLDGTSLPTDPTDTAWSQVDGTVKMWIYGTISESLLKSVLKTKCSARELWTTIENLFRDNKEARAIQLENELRSLTIGDLSVHEYCQKLKTLSDLLANVNSPITERVLVMHLLNGLSSKFDNIVNVIKHRSPPCSFSDARSMLKDEEDRLKTQRRPDPSHVDHASSPQVLLAASPQTYDNRTASSAPQYQNNRNSGRNNRGNRGGGRHNRGRGNSNWNSGNWNQQQPTSWNGHNQLQWPALPPWSMYPQWANMPMWPGSPWSQPNPQVRATAAPHTLQRQSRPSPGILGPAPPSTGSAYLAGMHQTPSVESNDLIPTTLANAFNTMTLTDPSDAGWYMDSGATAHLTSQPGPSYSDSSHPM, encoded by the exons ATGGCGGCACAACCAACTCAAATCTCCGACCGTACCTTGAGTCTCACCCAAATTAAGAATCATATTCCAATCATTTTGGACATGAACCAGATGAACTATGATCTTTGGCGTGAACTCTTCGAGACACACTGTCATAGCTTCACCGTTCTTGGCCATCTCGATGGCACTTCTCTCCCGACGGATCCGACAGACACAGCTTGGTCCCAAGTCGACGGCACTGTCAAGATGTGGATCTACGGAACAATATCTGAATCGCTTCTCAAATCAGTTCTCAAAACCAAGTGCTCTGCACGTGAGCTATGGACCACCATTGAGAATCTGTTTCGTGATAACAAGGAAGCTCGAGCCATCCAGCTCGAAAACGAGCTCCGGTCATTGACGATTGGCGACCTGTCCGTTCATGAGTACTGTCAGAAACTGAAAACTCTTTCTGATCTTCTAGCCAATGTCAACTCACCTATCACAGAACGTGTCCTCGTGATGCATCTCCTAAATGGTCTTAGTTCcaaatttgataatattgtTAACGTCATCAAACATCGATCTCCTCCATGTTCTTTCAGTGATGCTCGCTCCATGCTCAAGGATGAGGAAGACCGTCTCAAGACGCAACGACGACCAGATCCTTCGCACGTTGATCATGCCTCCTCTCCCCAAGTTCTTCTTGCTGCATCACCACAGACCTATGACAACAGAACAGCATCCTCAGCTCCTCAATACCAAAATAACCGAAACAGTGGTCGCAACAACCGTGGAAATAGAGGAGGTGGTCGCCATAATAGGGGACGTGGCAACTCAAATTGGAATAGTGGCAACTGGAATCAACAACAGCCAACTTCTTGGAATGGACACAATCAGCTGCAGTGGCCTGCTCTTCCTCCGTGGTCCATGTACCCACAATGGGCCAACATGCCGATGTGGCCTGGTTCGCCGTGGTCTCAGCCAAACCCTCAAGTAAGAGCTACGGCTGCGCCTCATACACTGCAGAGACAGTCCCGTCCGTCCCCAGGGATCTTAGGTCCAGCACCTCCTTCCACTGGTTCAGCTTATCTTGCAGGAATGCACCAAACCCCTTCTGTGGAATCTAACGATCTCATACCCACAACTCTTGCTAACGCCTTCAATACCATGACTCTCACTGATCCATCTGATGCTGGCTGGTACATGGATTCAGGTGCGACTGCTCATCTCACTTCTCAGCCAG GACCTTCGTACTCGGACTCCTCTCATCCGATGTGA
- the LOC106373116 gene encoding probable F-box protein At5g04010 translates to MSPFTSFVVARVLSSPSALKQNPLKRKRYDEITQEKAAHMVVPKKADEHEHTEPHPPSWEALCVLGPYMEPETLAIASCVSTTWLECFSSDNLWKALLTSRSSQRSSPYEVVQNTETISYKHLVSAVETDAKRRRKDQVAEAVKILLSDLSFIVHVSTKTKKASVYKRGKDLVFGPNDKFQIEVDVSNAAITAGEEDVRMTWQVMYKGKFFTLADTSRTSLDTKYGWFTEKLEDKCNRKLVGDVKPRFNEDLLEKIGFSIVDSDGWGSLLLDGFLRYLQRFFLV, encoded by the coding sequence ATGTCTCCCTTTACCTCCTTCGTTGTTGCGCGTGTTTTGTCCTCTCCCTCCGCCCTGAAACAGAACCCCCTGAAACGCAAACGCTACGATGAGATCACTCAAGAGAAAGCCGCACATATGGTTGTGCCTAAAAAAGCCGACGAACATGAACATACCGAGCCACATCCACCGTCTTGGGAGGCGCTATGCGTTCTTGGTCCTTACATGGAGCCTGAGACTCTCGCCATCGCCTCTTGCGTCTCAACCACGTGGTTAGAGTGTTTCTCCTCTGACAATCTATGGAAGGCTCTCTTAACCTCAAGGTCTTCACAGCGCTCCTCTCCCTATGAGGTCGTACAAAACACCGAAACTATCTCTTACAAACACCTTGTCTCCGCTGTTGAAACGGACGCTAAACGCCgccgaaaagatcaagtggcGGAAGCCGTCAAGATACTACTCTCTGATCTCAGCTTCATCGTCCACGTTTCCACTAAAACAAAGAAAGCATCGGTTTACAAAAGGGGTAAAGATCTCGTGTTTGGTCCTAACGACAAGTTCCAAATCGAAGTCGACGTAAGCAACGCAGCTATCACTGCCGGTGAAGAAGACGTGAGGATGACGTGGCAAGTCATGTACAAGGGAAAGTTCTTCACGCTAGCGGATACGTCAAGAACGTCGTTGGACACAAAGTATGGGTGGTTCACCGAGAAACTTGAAGACAAGTGTAACCGCAAGCTAGTAGGTGACGTCAAGCCGAGATTTAACGAAGATCTTCTTGAGAAGATTGGGTTTTCCATAGTAGACTCAGATGGCTGGGGATCTCTGTTACTTGACGGGTTTTTAAGATATCTTCAGCGGTTTTTCTTGGTATGA
- the LOC106375929 gene encoding uncharacterized protein LOC106375929 isoform X8 — protein MERSSDPHHSTADLLSWPQIHHSSAANPSNQPSDDIGDVLGRGGRTTNKEAESLNKNVSYRKNCSGHKLKEMNGSDIFSDNGNVTNGDPTHTSRIHYHHDQISFCGEENSVAATPKKPTTSSAEAAKLKELGRSVQTQADSKSKKKQLSSSKTKAITGRDIFASPPPPETQVAATKQQVKGNKNLEESAKASNARAKP, from the exons ATGGAGCGATCAAGCGATCCCCATCATTCCACCGCCGATCTTCTCTCTTGGCCCCAGATCCACCACTCCTCCGCCGCTAATCCCTCCAACCAG CCGTCTGATGACATCGGCGACGTCCTCGGCCGTGGTGGCAGAACCACCAACAAGGAAGCCGAATCGCTTAATAAGAA TGTTTCATACAGGAAGAACTGTTCTGGCCACAAGCTAAAAGAGATGAATGGTAGTGATATCTTCTCTGATAATGGTAACGTAACCAACGGTGATCCAACTCACACTTCAAGAATCCATTACCATCATGATCAG ataTCTTTCTGCGGCGAAGAGAACAGCGTTGCTGCGACTCCTAAGAAACCAACAACCTCTTCAGCCGAGGCTGCAAAGCTTAAGGAGTTGGGCAGGTCTGTGCAAACACAGGCCGACTCCAAGAGCAAAAAGAAGCAGTTATCGAGCTCCAAGACCAAAGCAATCACTGGTCGCGACATCTTtgcatctcctcctcctcctgaaaCCCAAGTAGCTGCAACAAAACAGCAAGTTAAAGGAAACAAGAACTTGGAGGAATCTGCTAAAGCCTCCAATGCAA GGGCAAAGCCGTAA
- the LOC106375929 gene encoding uncharacterized protein LOC106375929 isoform X9, protein MERSSDPHHSTADLLSWPQIHHSSAANPSNQPSDDIGDVLGRGGRTTNKEAESLNKKKNCSGHKLKEMNGSDIFSDNGNVTNGDPTHTSRIHYHHDQDTQISFCGEENSVAATPKKPTTSSAEAAKLKELGRSVQTQADSKSKKKQLSSSKTKAITGRDIFASPPPPETQVAATKQQVKGNKNLEESAKASNARAKP, encoded by the exons ATGGAGCGATCAAGCGATCCCCATCATTCCACCGCCGATCTTCTCTCTTGGCCCCAGATCCACCACTCCTCCGCCGCTAATCCCTCCAACCAG CCGTCTGATGACATCGGCGACGTCCTCGGCCGTGGTGGCAGAACCACCAACAAGGAAGCCGAATCGCTTAATAAGAA GAAGAACTGTTCTGGCCACAAGCTAAAAGAGATGAATGGTAGTGATATCTTCTCTGATAATGGTAACGTAACCAACGGTGATCCAACTCACACTTCAAGAATCCATTACCATCATGATCAG gatactcagataTCTTTCTGCGGCGAAGAGAACAGCGTTGCTGCGACTCCTAAGAAACCAACAACCTCTTCAGCCGAGGCTGCAAAGCTTAAGGAGTTGGGCAGGTCTGTGCAAACACAGGCCGACTCCAAGAGCAAAAAGAAGCAGTTATCGAGCTCCAAGACCAAAGCAATCACTGGTCGCGACATCTTtgcatctcctcctcctcctgaaaCCCAAGTAGCTGCAACAAAACAGCAAGTTAAAGGAAACAAGAACTTGGAGGAATCTGCTAAAGCCTCCAATGCAA GGGCAAAGCCGTAA
- the LOC106375929 gene encoding uncharacterized protein LOC106375929 isoform X7, with product MERSSDPHHSTADLLSWPQIHHSSAANPSNQPSDDIGDVLGRGGRTTNKEAESLNKNVSYRKNCSGHKLKEMNGSDIFSDNGNVTNGDPTHTSRIHYHHDQDTQISFCGEENSVAATPKKPTTSSAEAAKLKELGRSVQTQADSKSKKKQLSSSKTKAITGRDIFASPPPPETQVAATKQQVKGNKNLEESAKASNARAKP from the exons ATGGAGCGATCAAGCGATCCCCATCATTCCACCGCCGATCTTCTCTCTTGGCCCCAGATCCACCACTCCTCCGCCGCTAATCCCTCCAACCAG CCGTCTGATGACATCGGCGACGTCCTCGGCCGTGGTGGCAGAACCACCAACAAGGAAGCCGAATCGCTTAATAAGAA TGTTTCATACAGGAAGAACTGTTCTGGCCACAAGCTAAAAGAGATGAATGGTAGTGATATCTTCTCTGATAATGGTAACGTAACCAACGGTGATCCAACTCACACTTCAAGAATCCATTACCATCATGATCAG gatactcagataTCTTTCTGCGGCGAAGAGAACAGCGTTGCTGCGACTCCTAAGAAACCAACAACCTCTTCAGCCGAGGCTGCAAAGCTTAAGGAGTTGGGCAGGTCTGTGCAAACACAGGCCGACTCCAAGAGCAAAAAGAAGCAGTTATCGAGCTCCAAGACCAAAGCAATCACTGGTCGCGACATCTTtgcatctcctcctcctcctgaaaCCCAAGTAGCTGCAACAAAACAGCAAGTTAAAGGAAACAAGAACTTGGAGGAATCTGCTAAAGCCTCCAATGCAA GGGCAAAGCCGTAA